The Pseudooceanicola aestuarii genomic sequence GATTTCCACCAGCTTCGCGGACATTTTCTTCAACAATTGCTTCAAGAACGGCATCCTGCCCATCGTCCTGCCCGAAGATCAGCGCGACGTGCTGATGAAGGACGCGGAAAAAGGATCGAATGCGCGGATCATCGTCGACCTGGAAAACCAGGTGGTCACCTCCTCCGACGGCGAGGAGTTCCGGTTCGAGATCGACCCTTTCCGCAAGCATTGCCTGCTGGAAGGCCTGGACGATATCGGCCTGACCATGGAAAAGGCCGCTGCCATCGACACGTTTGAATCCCAGGCTACTCAATCGCGCCCCTGGGTCTGAGGCCCGGCCGGACCGATCTGGTGTAAGATCGGTCCGGAAGCCACAAGATGCTGATCCAGGGGGCCGAGGGCCCCTTTTTCGTGCAGATATTGATGCAAAGACGCACCAGTTTCTCCGTCTTTTGGCCTCATTATACCTGTCCAATGAAGGTGCCCCTTGAGCGCTGGGCGAAAGCGCGTCAACATTTAGGCAAAATTGAGGCAGCCCGCATGACGCGGCATCAAGTTGGAACATCGGAACGGCGACGTATCGTTTCAGGCCAGTTTGAAGGAAAAGCGCAGTGATCGTTAGGATAACAGGGGCGTTCCTACGCGCCCTGCTGATCGCGTTGGCGATCGCGACACCGGCCATCCTGTTGCCGGACATCGGGCCCGATTCCGCACAGGTCGTGCTGGTTGTGGCGCTGGTCGCTGCCGGATTCGTCTTTGCCGAATATTTCAGCCAATTCCCCACCTTGATCGAGTTCCGCTTTGCCCCGCCGGTGAATCGCCTGCGCTATTTCACCGCCTTCGCGATGATCCTGCTGCTGACGGTGAACCGCTCCGAACAGGCGCTGGACACGCCGATCGCGGATCTGCTGGGCACACTGGGGCATATCCTGGTGGATGCGATCGATTTTCCATATTCTCCCGTGCGCCTTGTTCTGCTGGCCCTGCCCGATGACACCGATCCCGCCCGGGTCGAGGCGGTGCGCCAATCGGCCGGAATCGCCTATCTGACTGGATTGTCAGGACTAATCGCCTTTGGTTTGCTGGTGCGGGTCTATGGCTGGCCGGCGCGCTACGGGTCGTTCAACGTCTGGATCAACCTGCCGCTATTCGACCCGACAGGGGGCGGCGATGTGCTGTCGCGGCTGAAACGGGACAGCTCTGTTAACATCGTCTTAGGGTTTCTTCTGCCATTCCTGTTGCCGGCGGTGGTCAAGCTTTGCGGACCCGGACTGGGGGCCAAGGCGATGGACGATCCGCAATCGTTGATCTGGACGATGGTGGCATGGGCATTCATTCCGGTGAACCTGATCATGCGTGGCGTGGCCCTGGGCCAGCTGGCGGCGATGATCGAACAACAGCGACGCCGCACCTACGCGGCGGCCAAGGCGGAAATCCTGCAAACCGCCTGATGCTGCGGCTTCTGGCCGGGGCGGTGGCCTTGCTGTTCCTTGTGGGCTCCGGTCGGGCGGATGTGCTGCGCCTGGCCTATTTCGACACCGAATTGTCCCGCCGTGGCCCCGGCCTTCTGTTCAAGGCGCTGCTGTCTGGCGATGATCCCCAGACGCAGGCCGTGAGCCAGGTGCTTTCGGTGGTGCAACCCGATGTGCTGGTGCTGGCCGGCGTGGATTACGACGCCGATCTGCTGACGCTCAAGGCGTTGAACAGCGGGCTGGATTCACCCTATCCGCATCTCTTCTCCGCCATGCCCAACACCGGGCTGCCCACGGGCCGCGATCTTGACGGCAATGGCCGCACGGGAGAGGCGCGCGATGCGCAGGGCTATGGCTGGTTCGGCGGTCAGGACGGGCTGGCGGTTCTGTCGCGATATCCGTTCGACCACGCCGGATGGCAGGATCGATCCGGCGTTCTGTGGAAGGATCTGCCCGACAGCCTGATTGCCGCCGACGATCCGGGTTTCGCGGTACAGCGTCTGTCTTCCACCGTGCATTGGCTGTTGCCTGTCAACTTGCCGGGCGGCGCGCTGACCCTTGGCGTGTTCAAGGCCACGCCGCCGGTCTTCGACGGACCGGAGGACCGCAATGGCCGGCGCAACCATGACGAGGTCACGCTGTGGCGGCACCTGATGGATGGGCCGTTGACCGCGCCCTTTGTCCTGCTGGGCGGCGCCAACCTGGACCCCGATCGGGGGGAAGGGATGCGTGATGCCATCCGCGCCCTGCTGCGCGATCCACGCCTGACAGATCCGGTACCGGCGCGTGCCGGCGGTGGCACGCAGACCACCGATTGGCCGGATCCGCCGGGACGGATGCGGGTGGATTATGTCCTGCCCTCCGCCGCGCTGGCGGTGCGGGGAGCGGGGGTTCACTGGCCCGCGGATGGCCCTGCCGCGGCCCTGGCTCAAGCGGCCAGCCGGCACCGGCTGGTCTGGGTGGATATCGATTGGCCCGCACCGCTGCCGCGTCCGCCGTGACCGCCCCGGCATCGCGCTCCGCGACACCCCCGGGGTAACGTTCCCTCGGTTCGTTTCTTGACCGTCCCCGCGCCACCGGCTACGCGGTGAGGCAAGGAAATTCAGGAAGGACAGTGCCATGAGCAACCCCTCGCTACTCATCCTCGCCGGGGACGGTATCGGCCCCGAAGTGATGGCCGAAGTACGCAAGATCATTGACTGGTTCGGGGCCAAGCGTGACCTGGCCTTCGACGTCTCCGAGGATCTGGTGGGCGGCGCCGCCTATGACGCCCATGGCACCCCTCTGACCGATGCCACCATGGCCCGCGCGCAGGAGGTGGACGCCGTTCTGCTGGGTGCCGTGGGTGGTCCGAAATACGATGCGCTGGATTTCTCCGTCAAGCCGGAACGCGGCCTGCTGCGCCTGCGCAAGGAGATGGACCTGTTCTCCAACCTGCGTCCGGCACAGTGCTTTGACGCGCTGGCGGATTTCTCCTCCCTCAAGAAGGACGTGGTGGCCGGTCTCGACATCATGATCGTGCGCGAACTGACCTCCGGCGTCTATTTCGGGGAACCGCGCGGTATCTTCGAGGAAGGCAACGAACGTGTGGGCATCAACACTCAGCGCTATACCGAGTCGGAGATCGAGCGGGTCGCACGGTCCGCCTTTGATCTGGCGATGAAGCGGGGCAAGAAACTCTGCTCCATGGAAAAGGCCAACGTGATGGAATCCGGCATTCTGTGGCGCGAAGTCGTGACCGAGGTCGGGAAGGATTATCCGGAGGTCGAACTGTCGCACATGTATGCCGATGCCGGCGCCATGCAGCTGACCCGCTGGCCCAAGCAGTTCGACGTCATCGTCACCGACAACCTGTTCGGCGACCTGCTGTCGGATCTGGCGGCGATGCTGACCGGCTCGCTTGGCATGTTGCCCTCGGCTTCGCTGGGGGCGCCGATGGACAATGGTCGGCCCAAGGCGCTGTACGAGCCGGTGCATGGTTCCGCTCCCGATATCGCGGGCGAGGGGAAGGCCAATCCCTGTGCCTGCATCCTGTCCTTCGCCATGGCGCTGCGCTACTCCTTCGACCTGGGCGCGGAGGCCACGCGTCTGGAGAAAGCTGTGGAGCAGGTGCTGGCCGACGGTGTGCGCACGGCCGATCTGCTGAACGAGGACGGGATCACCCCGGCCACCACCAGCGAAATGGGCGATGCGGTGATCGCGGCGCTGGACGCCACGCTGTAAGGCGCGGCCGGGCCACCATCGCCCGGCCCCCTTCCGGAGCGCCGTGCCCGGCCCAAGGCCCCGATAGCCGGATCCGATGCAACGCCAACGGCGTCCGGCAACGGTGTCTGGCCCGCGCCGCCCGCGCCGCGCCCCTTGCACGGGGGCGCGATACCGGCCAAGGCTGAACCCGTCCAACTCTTGGGAGCGTGAGATGAGCCGCAATATCCAGGGCATCCTGATCGCTCTTGTCGGGGCCGCGCTCTATTCCGCGCATGACGCGATCATCAAGGGATTGGGCGCCGAATTGCCGGCCATCCAGATCGCCTTCTTCGCCTATCTGCTGGGGCTGCCGCTGATCCTGATGATGCTGGTGGCCGATCCGGCCCCGGCCAACCTGCGACCGGCTAACCCGCTGTGGATGGCGCTGCGGGTGCTGGGCGTGCTGACGGCGACGGTGGGGGCCTTCTATGCCTTCCTGGTGCTGCCGCTGGCGGAAACCTACACGATCCTCTTTGCCGCGCCGCTGTTGATCACCCTGCTGGCAGTCCCCCTGCTGGGGGAGGCGCTGCGGTGGCGTCGGGCGCTGGCCGTGCTGGTCGGGCTGGCGGGCGTGCTGGTCGTCCTGCAGCCGGGCACACGGGAGATCGGGCTGGGCCACCTGGCTGCGCTGGCCTCGGCCTTGGGGAACGCGATGGTGCATATCACCGCGCGCCGGATCGGCAGCAGCGAGCGCCTGCCGCTGATGGTGCTGTATCCGATGCTGGCCACGACGCTGATCCTGGGCTGCCTGCTGCCGCTGGATTTCGCGCCGGTGACCGGCCGGGCCTTTGGCGGGCTGGCGGTTCTCGCCGTATTGGCCTTTGCCGCGATGCTTTGCCTGATCGAGGGGTTCAAGCGGGCGGAGGCCGGGTTGGTGGCGCCGATGCAATATTCGCAACTGCTGTGGGGGGTGCTGTTCGGCTTCCTGTTTTTCCGCGAGGTGCCCGAAGGGTCGACCTTGCTGGGGGCGGTGCTGATCGTGGGGTCGGGCATCTACATCGTCCTGCGGGAAGCCCGTCAATCACCGCGTCCCCCGGTCCCGGTTTCGGTGGCGCCGGGACCGTCATGATTTCCGCCGATCGGGGGCAGTTCCCGCTTGCCATTCCAGCGCAAAGGCGCTACCTCGCGACCTC encodes the following:
- the leuD gene encoding 3-isopropylmalate dehydratase small subunit, which produces MDKFEKLTGIAAPMPLVNIDTDMIIPKQFLKTIKRSGLGVNLFDEMRYDDDGKEIPDFVLNKSQYRDTEILVAGDNFGCGSSREHAPWAIKDFGIRCVISTSFADIFFNNCFKNGILPIVLPEDQRDVLMKDAEKGSNARIIVDLENQVVTSSDGEEFRFEIDPFRKHCLLEGLDDIGLTMEKAAAIDTFESQATQSRPWV
- a CDS encoding endonuclease/exonuclease/phosphatase family protein, translating into MLRLLAGAVALLFLVGSGRADVLRLAYFDTELSRRGPGLLFKALLSGDDPQTQAVSQVLSVVQPDVLVLAGVDYDADLLTLKALNSGLDSPYPHLFSAMPNTGLPTGRDLDGNGRTGEARDAQGYGWFGGQDGLAVLSRYPFDHAGWQDRSGVLWKDLPDSLIAADDPGFAVQRLSSTVHWLLPVNLPGGALTLGVFKATPPVFDGPEDRNGRRNHDEVTLWRHLMDGPLTAPFVLLGGANLDPDRGEGMRDAIRALLRDPRLTDPVPARAGGGTQTTDWPDPPGRMRVDYVLPSAALAVRGAGVHWPADGPAAALAQAASRHRLVWVDIDWPAPLPRPP
- the leuB gene encoding 3-isopropylmalate dehydrogenase, with product MSNPSLLILAGDGIGPEVMAEVRKIIDWFGAKRDLAFDVSEDLVGGAAYDAHGTPLTDATMARAQEVDAVLLGAVGGPKYDALDFSVKPERGLLRLRKEMDLFSNLRPAQCFDALADFSSLKKDVVAGLDIMIVRELTSGVYFGEPRGIFEEGNERVGINTQRYTESEIERVARSAFDLAMKRGKKLCSMEKANVMESGILWREVVTEVGKDYPEVELSHMYADAGAMQLTRWPKQFDVIVTDNLFGDLLSDLAAMLTGSLGMLPSASLGAPMDNGRPKALYEPVHGSAPDIAGEGKANPCACILSFAMALRYSFDLGAEATRLEKAVEQVLADGVRTADLLNEDGITPATTSEMGDAVIAALDATL
- a CDS encoding DMT family transporter, which encodes MSRNIQGILIALVGAALYSAHDAIIKGLGAELPAIQIAFFAYLLGLPLILMMLVADPAPANLRPANPLWMALRVLGVLTATVGAFYAFLVLPLAETYTILFAAPLLITLLAVPLLGEALRWRRALAVLVGLAGVLVVLQPGTREIGLGHLAALASALGNAMVHITARRIGSSERLPLMVLYPMLATTLILGCLLPLDFAPVTGRAFGGLAVLAVLAFAAMLCLIEGFKRAEAGLVAPMQYSQLLWGVLFGFLFFREVPEGSTLLGAVLIVGSGIYIVLREARQSPRPPVPVSVAPGPS